A stretch of DNA from Flavobacteriaceae bacterium MAR_2009_75:
TATTAGGTATTTCACAAGATATCACCGAACAACAGAAATTTGAAGGCACCTTACTTAAGAAGAATCATCTTCTTAATTTGGCTGAACAAAAGGCCTCAATGGGCCATTGGTATTGGCAATCGGGTACCAAAGATCTTATGGGCTCTAAAAACTTATTTCGACTCTTTGGCTTAGACTTTCAAAATGAGCGAATTAAAATAAAGAAACTATTAGATTTTGTTCATCCTGAAGATATAAATCAGGTCAAAAAATTCACTTCAAACTCTATAAAAGATAAAAGAGTCGATAGTTTGGTTTTTCGCATAGTATTGGGTAACCATCAAGTAAAAACGCTAAGGGCAACCGGTGAGGTTTACGTTAATAGCAACAATGAAATAGATGAAATATTAGGTATTTTTCAAGATATTACAACACAACATACTGAACAGATCAAGTTTAAAAATCTTTTAGACTCAGCCCCTAACCCTACATTTATAGTAAATTCAAATCGTACCATTGACATGGTAAATAACCAGGCCCAAAAACTATTCGGTTATACATCAGAAGAGATTGTGGGGCAATCAATACCTATGCTATTTCCTGAAAGGTACCACGCAATAGGAGAGACTATTAGAGAACATTTTTTCAAGAATCCAAAAGTTCAGGAGCTAGACTCTGATAAAGATTTTATGATGATTACCAAAAAGGGTAAAGAAATACCTGTTCAAATGACTATCGGGCCAGTTTACACAAACGATGAAATTTTAATCTCAATAGTGGCCAGAGATATTACAGAAGAGAAACTGGCGAAGCAAAACCTTTTAATGGCCAAGGAAAATCTAGAGACCTTGACCAAAGAATTAAAATCTCAAAATCAACAACTTGAAGATTTTTCGCATATAACGACCCATAATCTCAGGGCCCCTGTTAATAATCTGAACGCTCTTTTAAAATTGTTTAAGGTAGCCAAAAACAAAGAAGACAAATCAGTGTTGTTCGAAAAGCTAGAAAAAGTTGTTGCTCACTTGACCCTCACACTGAATACTTTAATCGATTCGTTAAAAGTAAAAACCTTTGAATCTGTTCATCTTGAAAAACTATGCTTGAAAGATGCACTAGAAAAAACGAAGGAAATATTGACCGCGGAAATTGAGAGAACTGGTGCTAAAATTGAAAGTGATTTTTCGCTAATAGATGACGTTGTTTATAATAAAATCTATTTGGAAAGTCTGTTCTTGAATTTAATAAGCAATTCCATTAAATATAAAGACCCGGATAGAACACCGGAAATTCTGATAACTTCACATGTAACTAACAGCGGACAAGTAATGTTACGTTTTACCGATAATGGACTAGGAATGGATCTGGATAGATATGGTAATAAACTTTTTAAAATTAACAAGGTATTTCATAACCACCCAGAAGCGAAAGGTATCGGACTTTATATGACCAAAACTCAATTAGAAGCTATGGGCGGTACCATTACGGCCGAAAGTGAAGTCGGCAAAGGCACCACCTTTGAGATTATATTTAAGAATCAAAAAGAAAACTGAGCTTCACAGGTATGATAAGCCTATTCTATGAACAATCTTAGAATGTAATATTTACAAATGGTATAATCGGGCTGGTGTAAACACTCTCGTCTTCTTTATACAGCACATTATATTTAACCCCTAAGGCTATTTTATTGGTTATATTTAGTCCTGCGCCCACAAATAAAATCGATTCCCAAAAATTATCTTTTATATCGCCGGTAACGGTTTCTTGCTTCGTATTAACGTTCAGCTCTGCAAACTCGAGCAAGGTCGTTAATTTGGGAATCGGAGAATATTGGCCTATAATATTGGCCCCAATGGTTGTTGTACTCTGAATATCTTTAATCGCAGTATAATTGCCTTGCAGTCCCACTCCAATACTCATTTTATTACTCACAGCATACATCAAATTGGGTGAAAGGCCAATATTAGTACCACCAACAAAACTCAGTCCGAACCCGCAACCGAATTTCAAACGTTTGTTTACCACATTGGCGCTATCTTTTACGGCTATTTCAGCTACTTGCGAATAGCTAACGTCGCACAATAAAACAAATAGGAACGATAAGGTTACTTTAAGTAAAAACTTCTTCATTTTCAAATAAATTAATGGTTTATAAATTGGTTATTAGTGTTCTGGGGTCAAGATATAGTTTTTCTAGTAAAAAATTGAGTTCTAATAATTTGTAATGAAGAAAATGAATATTAAATGTGATTGTTTTAATTATGGTTGTCAGATTTCCTGCTTTTCTCTTCAATCCATTTAGCCATGTACTTGGTCGCTTGTAAACTATGATGCTGCAGCAGTAAACCCGTTAAATTTCGAGAGCGGTGCTGCTTTAAATCGGTTTGAAGTTCATTGATTTTGACCATTAATAAATTTTCATGATATTGATTGTCAAATACTTCATTAATTATAGAAATACCGTTTGATTGCGCTTTCATCCATTCTTGCTCATCGGTATAAAGCTTGAATGCTGCCTTTGCTATACTCCCTGCCGATTCACAAATTACACCGCCCCAAGGTAAGTTAGAATGCATACCTTCTGCACCTATTCGTGTGGTTACGCTCGGGGTTCCTGTTTGCATACCCAATAATAATTTCCCCTTGATGCCCGCACCAAACCTTAGTGGAGCTAAATTTACTCTGGCCAATGCCATTACAGATTCGGCATCAGCTACCCATCCCTTTACCAAAAAACCCTCATTAGAGTTGTGCATCTGCTCTATTTGTTTGGGTAGGTAAGCACCATAAATCGATAATTCTGCTTTAGGTAAAGCAGTTCTAATTTTAGGCCAAATCTCATTTTTAAGCCATCGTAGCGCATCTAGATTAGGTTTATGTTTACCATTGCCTATACTGATAAAATTATGTCTTTTATGGTATGGAGCCCAATTTGCTACATCAGATTCTTTAATCGGGTTCACAAAAAAAGGTAAATGATGAAGTAAGCTTTTATCAATGTTGATTTCGCTCAACAGTTTCATTTCATAACTGGAAATAATAAGTGAAAGATCGCAACGATAAATACTGGCTATTTCGCGTTTGGTAAGATCTTCTCTAAGCCAGTTTTCAACAGAAAACGATTGACTTGATTTTAAGTTTTTCTCCCTTATATTCCTTAACGAATGTAAATCTTCGGTATCTAGAACACGTAAAGCTTTAGGGGCAAATTCGGCTACACGCCAACCAAATTGTTCTTCTGTGAGAAAGCGATCAAAAATGACGATATCTGGTCGAAGATGGGTCAAAAATTTATCAAAACTAGAACTGTTTAAAAGAATATTCTCGGTCTCTACCCCCATCCTCTTTAATTCTAAAGAACGCTCTGATTCTTTAGCGGTACTGCCAAAAACAATTTGAAAATTTTGACTAAGAAAAAAGGATAGTAACTGTTGCATACGATTTCCCGCAGCAGTTGAGGTTGGCTCTGGCCAAGTAAAGCCAATAATTAAAATGCAACCTTCTCGCATTAATAATTAAATAACAAGTTAGAAAACAAACAATTCTTTTGAATTACATTTTCTCTGCAAATCGCCGAGAGATGCTCGAACGCAACTTACGCTCATAATCTTCTTCGAGCCACTCTTTGTAATTCTTAGTGTTGTTCATGATACAATAAGAATATTGACGTACGCGATAGGCAATTTCATCTTTCAATTCTTTTGCTAGAATACGCGCGTCAAAAACATCTTCTGCATTTTCAACACAAATTTTGGCATGCTGTTCAATACTGCGTTCAAGGACAATTTTTGATTTCAAGCCCTGAGCAAAAACTTTCTTGTACTCTTCTTTGATGTTATAACTGATGTCGGTCGAGTTACTGAACTTTTCACGGAGTTCGTCAGGCATTTCATAAACAAACTCTCGCTCAATTTCTTCATCGTTCTTGATATTTTCCAGATAAAAATCAGGAAAATGGAATATCTCTTGCCAATCCATTGGCGCATCCCACAAACCGAAACGAGCGACATTATTACCCAAATCGACTACCGTAAATTGGTCTTTCTTTGGTAAGATACGACTGCCACGACCTATCATCTGAAAATAGAGGGTGAGAGACCTCGTAGCCCTATTCAAAATAATTGTCTCTACCGAAGGTTCATCGAAACCGGTGGTTAGAATACTTACAGATGTTAAAATTGCATCAGGTGTATTCGAAAACCATTCTAGAATATCTTTTCGTTCTGAAGCAGTGTTCTTATTGTCTAGATGCCGAACATTGTACCCCGCCTTTTTAAACGTTTCATACACATAATGAGAGGTGTTTATTCCATTATTGAATATTAGGGTCTTGGTACCTTCGGCTATTTCTTTATAAGCAGAAAGTAATTTGCCCAACATATTATGGTTGCCATAGAGCTCGTCTGATGACTTTACCGTATAGTCGCCACTAATACCCAATTTTAAGCTTTGAAGGCTTACGTCATAATTATAGACATTGGCCTTTGCTAAGAACTTCTTCTTGATCAACGAAGATATCGATTCACCCACAATCAACTTTTGGTAGTTGTCTTTCATGGGCAATTTGATGTTCGAGCTCAATGGGGTTGCCGTTACACCTAGTATGGTAGACTTGTCAAAATATTTGAAGAGCTTTCGAAATGAGTTGTAGTGGGCCTCATCGATAATTACCAAACCAATATTATTGATTTCTACTTTTTCTTCTTGAAGCCTATTGTTCAAGGTTTCGACCATAGCCACAAAACACATGAATTCATCTTGGTCGCTTAACTCTTTTACTTCGCTATTGATTATCTTATTACGAACCCCAAAACCTTTTAGCATTTTTGAAGTCTGAATGCTTAACTCTATTCGGTGGGTAAGAACGACAACTTTTTTCCCGGTTTTCTCAATGTAACGTCGTGCTATTTCAGAAAATACGACTGTTTTACCTCCACCGGTGGGCAATTGATATAATAAATTACCTTTTGCTGTATCACTTTCTAGATGCTCAAAAATCTTATGTAGATCTTGAATCTGATAGTCGTAAAGCTTTTTTTCCGTTTTGTCTGTTTTTACTTCCAAGTAGGTGGTCGTATTTAGATTTTGATACGTATTAGTCTTAAGAAATGTCAAAAATCTTAATTTGCAAAACTAAAGGAAAATTGTAGTAGATTGAAATTTATCTTCTGGAAAAGGAAAATTTTAATGGAAATCTCATGCTATCAGCAAATTACATGATATAACAAAAATCAGGTATGTGCTTAAAATAATTCTAATGTATTCAGTCAATTATATCAAGCGCTCTGGAAAAGCCTTCGCCATAAGCCCAATTTTGCTCTTGGGTCTCTGTATAAATTTTAACGATCCGTTCTTTAAAATCTGGTAAAAGAGCGTTGATCGAAACGAATTGTAATGCTTCATTAAAAGAATTGAGCATACTTTTATAAAATGCTTCGGGTACATTTCTTTCTTTGGCAAAAAGTTGTGCAATTTCAATATTGTATAGCATCGTATCGGCTATCAGGTATGGGGCCACACCCAATTTTATGAAGTGCTTTATGAATTTCTGTGCAACTGATCTTCGAGCCTTAGGTCTTCTTCTTTTAACCGGAAAATATTCGTTACTAATTTTGGCCTTTGCATCTTGAACCATTTTATCCTCCTTTGGGTTGAAAATAAAATCATAATACTCTTTCACCACTGGAAAACGCTGATAAAGATCCATCATTTGTTCTTCGATAGCTTCTTTAGGTAATTCAGAAAGATATTTCTTTAAGGCCCTTTTACTCATGTAATTTCTTTAAGAGGGTAAAAATAGCGGAATGACTGAAATTTAAAGCGGTATAACGAACAAAATCTTAAACTTCTCATAAATTATGTATAAGATTACTGACAAGTCTTTGGAAAAGACATAATAAAAATGTATAATGAGAACTTGTAGTAATTATAAACATAAGCAATATATATGAGGCAACTTAAGATTATCAAGCAGGTAACCAACCGGGAATCAAAATCATTGGACAAATACTTGCAAGATATCAGTAAAATAGACCTGATCAATGCCGCCGAAGAGGTTGAATTAGCACAGAGAATACGTGCCGGAGACCAAGTGGCATTAGAGAGGTTGACCACTGCAAACTTACGATTTGTAGTTTCTGTTGCAAAACAATATCAAAATCAAGGTCTAAAATTACCAGATTTAATTAATGAAGGTAATTTAGGTTTAGTCAAAGCTGCAAAACGTTTTGATGAAACTAGGGGGTTCAAGTTTATCTCTTATGCCGTTTGGTGGATCCGTCAATCTATAC
This window harbors:
- a CDS encoding PAS domain S-box-containing protein, translating into MENNYTEPNLSSKEIYALARIGHWQLNVETRISILDDISCHILGVPKGSRLSEIETELYYRTETDREKVSVLIENLIKTGKSFKVEVQLKKPDGKFIWALIVGSGVTENDDCVRIDGLLQDLTPMKDLEKSLRQKNQIMNVAQQKAQLGHWQWDYNTNLATCSENMSQLLGLEKNSELPLSSLLKGVHPDDLASVHSSLDKTMKLKSYQSFTHRLLINEEVRYIKVIGEVNTDSNGNITTILGISQDITEQQKFEGTLLKKNHLLNLAEQKASMGHWYWQSGTKDLMGSKNLFRLFGLDFQNERIKIKKLLDFVHPEDINQVKKFTSNSIKDKRVDSLVFRIVLGNHQVKTLRATGEVYVNSNNEIDEILGIFQDITTQHTEQIKFKNLLDSAPNPTFIVNSNRTIDMVNNQAQKLFGYTSEEIVGQSIPMLFPERYHAIGETIREHFFKNPKVQELDSDKDFMMITKKGKEIPVQMTIGPVYTNDEILISIVARDITEEKLAKQNLLMAKENLETLTKELKSQNQQLEDFSHITTHNLRAPVNNLNALLKLFKVAKNKEDKSVLFEKLEKVVAHLTLTLNTLIDSLKVKTFESVHLEKLCLKDALEKTKEILTAEIERTGAKIESDFSLIDDVVYNKIYLESLFLNLISNSIKYKDPDRTPEILITSHVTNSGQVMLRFTDNGLGMDLDRYGNKLFKINKVFHNHPEAKGIGLYMTKTQLEAMGGTITAESEVGKGTTFEIIFKNQKEN
- a CDS encoding glycosyl transferase family 1, producing MREGCILIIGFTWPEPTSTAAGNRMQQLLSFFLSQNFQIVFGSTAKESERSLELKRMGVETENILLNSSSFDKFLTHLRPDIVIFDRFLTEEQFGWRVAEFAPKALRVLDTEDLHSLRNIREKNLKSSQSFSVENWLREDLTKREIASIYRCDLSLIISSYEMKLLSEINIDKSLLHHLPFFVNPIKESDVANWAPYHKRHNFISIGNGKHKPNLDALRWLKNEIWPKIRTALPKAELSIYGAYLPKQIEQMHNSNEGFLVKGWVADAESVMALARVNLAPLRFGAGIKGKLLLGMQTGTPSVTTRIGAEGMHSNLPWGGVICESAGSIAKAAFKLYTDEQEWMKAQSNGISIINEVFDNQYHENLLMVKINELQTDLKQHRSRNLTGLLLQHHSLQATKYMAKWIEEKSRKSDNHN
- a CDS encoding superfamily II DNA or RNA helicase yields the protein MTFLKTNTYQNLNTTTYLEVKTDKTEKKLYDYQIQDLHKIFEHLESDTAKGNLLYQLPTGGGKTVVFSEIARRYIEKTGKKVVVLTHRIELSIQTSKMLKGFGVRNKIINSEVKELSDQDEFMCFVAMVETLNNRLQEEKVEINNIGLVIIDEAHYNSFRKLFKYFDKSTILGVTATPLSSNIKLPMKDNYQKLIVGESISSLIKKKFLAKANVYNYDVSLQSLKLGISGDYTVKSSDELYGNHNMLGKLLSAYKEIAEGTKTLIFNNGINTSHYVYETFKKAGYNVRHLDNKNTASERKDILEWFSNTPDAILTSVSILTTGFDEPSVETIILNRATRSLTLYFQMIGRGSRILPKKDQFTVVDLGNNVARFGLWDAPMDWQEIFHFPDFYLENIKNDEEIEREFVYEMPDELREKFSNSTDISYNIKEEYKKVFAQGLKSKIVLERSIEQHAKICVENAEDVFDARILAKELKDEIAYRVRQYSYCIMNNTKNYKEWLEEDYERKLRSSISRRFAEKM